Proteins encoded together in one Bombus vancouverensis nearcticus chromosome 14, iyBomVanc1_principal, whole genome shotgun sequence window:
- the LOC117158210 gene encoding uncharacterized protein LOC117158210, which yields MSNIYIQEPPTKGKVMMKTTVGDIDLELWAKETPKACRNFIQLCMEGYYDNTIFHRIIKGFIAQGGDPTGTGEGGESIYGQPFKDEFHTRLRFCRRGLIAMANAGKDDNGSQFFFTLGSTPELQNKHTIFGKVTGETIFNMLKLEEALVDEDDRPLYPPKIIKTQILKNPFSDIVPRIVSKKNEEINDSLKTKRTGVKNFNLLSFGEEAEEDEEESVILNKQFSSKGKSAHDHLTDPKLSAQPAIELAGPPNKKIKNDHSSDWESDVEEKTQEELEVIKKEKEAMKERIKNKLRDTKKNSKTENYKVDDDEDDKEIKEDKYYLGKDRDEERKRKAEEIRKQIRDFKRDVQNEKKAKEADQKLRQDQVEKEVKKTEIMKEYIETQEKYKEAKSKLPKKGKSREDFTMELLNKFKSKLQTAKETIRERSLSPLKKEDNKEDDFDPADESWMIHALHCEEKAPVLAKDASTKDDDWFEIYDPRNPLNKRRRGERSHKSNDDKKFVEDGARPRDWQPRRSQYKVPLRLFRLCLLGMFLPAVLVAGPIYLRYRVYCEQLYPLTVSDQRLIDAKVSTTWCQSQVIKVNTTFNAYLMNDEPKMENEFLPVSMTRHLILEDDMKEYWGFYLLRGSSVTVSTCVRWPGASLTMIRGHKHLHECAFIGDDSSEELEELLEVAKETGFLTVNGSLESESPSNEPEKMKRVQQGIQFHHKDHVNALNSSKHTMNTITHHYNSHELDAKAMKVILTELFAKTLDTKKKQKENPHHHYEGTFVETDNIEKPPTQYPHDDSQKTRNKQMENMFMKTFEEVLKKKNVVSVMNDTGGLIEKHRKLLRGNLLQSQTSKEKTIVNPEEKIEKAEASSAEVLRDVLEKVNSLGYRGKKVLKKLMVEIEKKGAEGEALWQAVNKTMNDQTLSDAEKRRRRRDLILSSPLHTELTEEDEDDDAAIEEDTLHPDGIAEDRGTVNETTLNDRSNSEFWSSFSSSEERLLDCKGLILNLPLTPHRYCMPKHESEHLTASFANTVTYRVPTNGYYFFVFNSENEIQPNYLRVRFDLLKTLYNISNPVHACKNSTTECSLPFKIFSNERTVLELPLSGNDSQWNEEYVVVSTCEPRTSIYLLCIIAVPLLILIFAFH from the exons ATgagtaatatttatatacaagaaCCACCCACTAAGGGAAAA gtGATGATGAAAACTACTGTTGGTGACATTGATTTAGAGTTATGGGCAAAAGAGACTCCAAAAGCATgtagaaattttatacaattatgtATGGAAGGCTATTATGATAACACCATATTTCATAGAATCATTAAAGGATTTATAGCACAGGGTGGTGATCCCACAGGTACAGGAGAAGGTGGTGAAAGCATATATGGACAGCCATTTAAA GATGAATTTCACACAAGATTACGGTTTTGTCGAAGAGGTTTAATTGCTATGGCTAATGCTGGAAAAGATGACAACGGTTCTCAGTTCTTTTTTACTCTTGGTTCCACACCAGAGTTGCAAAATAAGCATACTATCTTTGGTAAGGTTACTGGAGAAACTATATTTAACATGCTTAAACTTGAAGAAGCGCTTGTAGATGAG gaTGATAGACCACTTTATCCtccaaaaattataaaaacacaaATATTGAAGAATCCATTTTCTGATATTGTACCAAGGATAGTATcaaagaaaaatgaagaaataaatgATAGTTTAAAAACTAAAAGAACAGGAGTAAA AAATTTTAATCTTTTATCCTTTGGTGAAGAAGCAgaggaagatgaagaagaatcTGTGATACTTAATAAACAGTTTAGTAGTAAAGGCAAGTCTGCACATGATCACCTAACTGATCCAAAATTAAGTGCACAACCAGCTATTGAATTGGCTGGACCTccaaacaaaaaaataaaaaacgaccATAGTAGCGATTGGGAAAGCGATGTGGAAGAAAAAACTCAAGAGGAATTAGaagttataaaaaaagaaaagga AGCaatgaaagaaagaataaaaaataaattaagagatacaaagaaaaattctaaaacAGAAAATTATAAGGTAGATGATGATGAAGATGATAAAGAGATAAAGGAAGATAAATATTATCTTGGGAAGGACAGAGATGAAGAACGTAAAAGAAaagc ggaagaaattagaaaacaaaTTCGGGATTTTAAACGTGATgttcaaaatgaaaagaaaGCGAAAGAAGCAGATCAAAAACTAAGACAAGATCAGGTGGAAAAAGAAGTAAAGAAAACTGAGATTATGAAAGAATATATAGAAACTCAAGAGAAGTATAAAGAAGCAAAGTCGAAATTACCTAAAAAGGGGAAAAGTCGCGAGGACTTCACAATGGAGTTATTAAACAAGTTTAAATCTAAACTTCAAACTGCTAAGGAAACTATAAGAGAAAGATCGCTGAGtccattaaaaaaagaagataacaAAGAGGATGATTTTGATCCAGCTGATGAGTCTTGGATGATACATGCATTACATTGTGAAGAAAAAGCACCTGTTCTTGCCAAAGATGCAAGTACAAAAGACGATGATTGGTTTGAAATTTATGATCCTCGAAATCCTCTTAATAAGCGACGAAGAGGAGAAAGATCACATAAATCAAATGATGATAAAA AATTCGTAGAGGACGGTGCTCGTCCAAGAGACTGGCAGCCTCGTAGGTCTCAGTACAAGGTGCCTCTGAGATTATTTCGCTTATGCTTACTCGGAATGTTTCTTCCTGCGGTATTGGTGGCTGGGCCGATATACTTGCGATATCGTGTTTATTGCGAGCAACTGTATCCATTAACCGTTTCCGATCAAAGGCTTATCGACGCGAAAGTATCTACCACGTGGTGTCAA AGTCAAGTCATTAAAGTTAATACCACGTTTAACGCCTATCTGATGAATGATGAACCAAAAATGGAAAACGAGTTTCTACCCGTTTCTATGACAAGACATTTGATTTTAGAGGACGACATGAAAGAATATTGGGGCTTCTATCTTCTTCGTGGTAGTAGCGTTACTGTATCCACTTGTGTGAG ATGGCCTGGTGCTTCTTTAACCATGATCCGCGGTCACAAACATCTTCATGAATGTGCCTTCATTGGTGACGATAGCAGCGAAGAATTGGAGGAACTCCTGGAAGTTGCTAAAGAGACCGGTTTCCTTACAGTGAATGGTTCGCTTGAG AGTGAAAGTCCTAGCAATGAGCCAGAGAAAATGAAGAGAGTGCAGCAGGGTATACAGTTTCATCACAAGGACCATGTTAACGCTTTAAACAGCTCGAAGCACACGATGAACACCATAACACATCATTACAACAGTCACGAGTTGGATGCCAAAGCTATGAAAGTGATACTCACGGAACTATTCGCCAAAACGCTCGACACGAAAAAGAAGCAGAAGGAAAACCCTCATCACCATTACGAAGGAACCTTCGTGGAAACTGATAACATCGAGAAGCCGCCTACTCAATATCCCCATGATGATTCACAGAAAACTAGGAACAAACAGATGGAAAATATGTTCATGAAAACTTTTGAAGAAgtcttgaagaagaaaaatgtagTGAGTGTTATGAACGACACAGGAGGATTGATAGAAAAACACCGAAAACTCCTGCGTGGAAATCTTCTGCAAAGTCAGACGAGCAAAGAGAAGACGATAGTAAATCCTGAAGAGAAGATCGAAAAAGCGGAAGCTTCATCCGCAGAAGTGCTTCGAGATGTGTTGGAAAAAGTCAATTCTTTGGGTTATCGGGGTAAAAAGGTACTGAAAAAATTGATGGTTGAAATTGAGAAGAAGGGTGCTGAGGGAGAAGCTCTATGGCAGGCAGTGAACAAGACGATGAACGATCAGACACTTTCGGATGCTGAGAAACGTAGAAGACGAAGAGACTTGATTCTGTCTTCGCCTCTTCATACGGAATTAACGGAGGAAGATGAAGATGACGATGCTGCTATCGAGGAG GATACATTGCATCCAGATGGCATAGCCGAGGACAGGGGTACCGTGAACGAGACGACGTTGAACGACAGAAGTAATTCCGAATTTTGGAGCTCGTTTAGTAGCTCCGAGGAACGGCTTTTGGATTGCAAAGGACTGATTCTGAATTTACCTTTAACACCACATCGATATTGTATGCCAAAACACGAAAGCGAACATTTGACCGCCTCGTTCGCTAACACGGTTACATACAG AGTACCTACGAACGGATATTATTTCTTCGTCTTCAATTCTGAAAACGAGATTCAGCCGAATTATTTACGAGTACGTTTCGATCTGCTGAAGACCCTCTACAATATCTCGAATCCAGTACACGCCTGTAAGAATAGCACGACAGAGTGTTCATTGCCTTTCAAAATCTTCAGCAACGAGAGGACGGTCTTAGAGTTGCCATTGAGTGGCAATGACTCACAATGGAACGAAGAATACGTGGTTGTCTCCACGTGCGAACCTAGAACGTCTATTTATTTGTTATGCATCATAGCGGTGCCTTTGCTCATCCTTATATTTGCGTTTCACTGA